The Achromobacter spanius genome includes the window GCGTGCCATCGACAATGATTACCAGGATCTGCAACACGCGCGCAGGCCCCCACGGCCCGGTGGCCCCAGCATTTTTGAAGCCAACACCTTGGCGCTGCGCCTGACCTATCTGCACAAGCCGTGGCTGGCGCCCGTGCGCGCCGTATTGGCAACGCTGGGCCGCAACGATGTCAGCTACGCGGGCGTGGCCCGCCAGCATGGCTTGCTGCCGATTCAGATTGAACTGGAAATAGAAATGCACTCACATCCCGTCGATTGGACGGGAAGCGGGCAATACCCTGCGGAGATCGTGGCGGGCGCATGCCGCAAGGCCCGCTGCCACTGACAGTGGTGTCAGTGTCTTGGGGGAGTGCCTGCCGCGTTGACAGGTGGCTTGGCGGCCGCCGCGCTGCCGCGCGCGGGCGTCGCCGGCTTGGCGGCTGCGCCGGTCGCCACCGAGGCGCCGACGGCGGGCGGCGGCACATTCTGCGGCAGAACGTGAACGAACACTTCACCTTCGCGCATCATGCCCAGTTCACCGCGCGCACGCTCTTCGATGGCCCCGGTGCCCCCTTCAAGATCGCGCACTTCAGCTTCCAGCGCCGAATTGCGCGCGCGCAGGCCTTCATTGGTCTCGCGCTGCTCGGCCACTTGGCGTTGCAGATCCCAGACCTTGAACCAGCCTCCCTTACCCAGCCACAGCGGATATTGGATCAAGCCGACCAGCACGAACAGCACCAGGAACAACAGGCGCATACGCGAGAACCCTCAGAGCAGTCGTGGCGCGGATGCGGTGGCGGCGCCAGGCGCTGCCACCGCGCTTCCCATCAACGCAGGTTGTAGAAAGCTTCCAGGCCAGGATACGAGGCCACTTCAGCCAGCTCTTCTTCAATGCGCAAGAGCTGGTTGTACTTGGCCATGCGATCCGAACGGGACAGCGAACCCGTCTTGATCTGCATGGCGTTGGTCGCCACGGCGATGTCGGCAATGGTGGAGTCTTCGGTTTCGCCCGAGCGGTGCGACACAACGGCGGTGTAGCCGGCGCGCTTGGCCATTTCGATGGCGGCGAAGGTTTCGGTCAGCGTGCCGATCTGGTTGATCTTGATCAGGATCGAGTTGGCGACGCCCTTCTGGATGCCTTCACGCAGGATCTTGGTGTTGGTGACGAACAGGTCGTCGCCCACCAATTGCACCTTCTTGCCAAGCTGGTCGGTCAACAGCTTCCAGCCGTCCCAGTCGTTTTCGGCCATGCCGTCTTCGATCGAGATGATCGGGTACTTGTCGCACCAGGTGGCCAGCAGGTTGGTGAATTCCTGCGACGACAGCGAGATGCCGCCTTCGCCGGCCAGCGTGTACTTGCCGTCGCGGTAGAACTCCGAGCTGGCGCAATCCAGGCCCAGGGCGATCTGCGTGCCCGGCTCGTAGCCGGCTTCGGTGATGGCCTTCAGGATCAGTTGGATGGCAGCTTCATGGCTGGGCACGTTGGGGGCAAAACCGCCCTCGTCGCCCACCGCCGTGGACATGCCCTGGCCGTGGATCAGCTTCTTCAGCATGTGGAAGACTTCAGCGCCCCAGCGCAGGGCTTCGCGGAAGCTGCCCGCGCCCACCGGCAGGATCATCAGTTCTTGCAGGTCGAGCGTGTTGTTGGCGTGCGCGCCGCCGTTGATGACGTTCATCATCGGCACAGGCATGCTCATGGGGCCGCTGCCGCCGAAGTAGCGATACAGCGACAGGCCGGATTCGTCGGCGGCGGCGCGGGCCACAGCCATGCTGGCGGCCAGGATGGCGTTGGCGCCCAGGCGTTCCTTGGATTCCGTGCCGTCCAGTTCGATCAGGGTGCGATCGACGAAGGTCTGTTCCTGGGCGTCCAGGCCCATCAGCGCTTCGGAGATTTCGGTGTTCAGATTTTCAACGGCGCGCAGCACGCCCTTGCCCAGATAACGGCCCTTGTCGCCGTCACGCAGTTCGATGGCTTCGCGGGCGCCGGTGGAGGCGCCGGACGGCACGGCCGCGCGGCCCATGGCGCCGGACTCCAGCAGCACATCGCATTCCACGGTGGGGTTGCCGCGCGAATCCAGAATCTCGCGGCCGATGATATCGACGATTGCACTCATGACTTTACATTCCCTGAACGATAAACATATTCATGACAGCCGCGCCCTCGCGGGCGTTGCGGGCACGGCGGTACTGCCAGGAGTCGTAGAAGGCCTGGGCGGCGGTCATGGACGGAAATTCCATGACGACGGTGCGGCCAGGCTTACGCCCCTCAAGGTGCTTGGTCTCGCCGCCTCGCACCAGGACCTTGGCATCGTACGCGCGCATGGCGAGCGTGGACAGACGCTTGTAGTCTTCGTATTGCGCGGGCTTGGTCACCGTGACTTCGGCGATGATGTAAGCACTCATGGGGTTCCTTCAGAGCAGTGGCGTTGAAAGGGGGACGCCGGATACGGCAAAGCCGCCAGTGTCGCCCAAGGCGGTCTGGCGACGCATATCCGATGCTAATTGGTTGTATCCGAAAGCAGCGCCGCCGCATAGGGCGGCGCTGGGGGACAGGGCCGCGGCCCCGAGGATCCGCTTACGGAACTCGAGACCGCGAACCCGCATTACTCCCCCTGACCGCGACGAGACTTCTGCTCGATGGCGGCGCGGATATAGCTGGAGAACAACGGGTGGCCATCACGCGGCGTGGACGTGAACTCCGGGTGGAACTGCACACCCACAAACCACGGGTGATCGGGCAATTCCATCATTTCCGGCAAGTTCTCGGTCGGCGTGCGGGCGCTGATCACCATGCCGGCCTCTTCCAGGCGCGGCACGTAGACGTTGTTGACCTCGTAGCGGTGACGGTGACGCTCGTTCACTTCGTCGCCGTAGATGGTCTGCGCGCGGGTGCCCGGCTTGATCGGCACGCGCTGCGCGCCCTTGCGCATGGTGCCGCCCAGGTCGGACGAGTTGTCGCGCTTTTCGACCTTGCCTTCGCGGTCCATCCATTCGGTGATCAGGGCCACCACCGGGTGGGGCGCCGACGGATCGAATTCCGTGCTGTTGGCGCCGCCCAGGCCGGCGACATGGCGCGCGAACTCGATGACGGCCAACTGCATGCCCAGGCAGATGCCCAGATAGGGCACGCCGTTTTCACGGGCAAAGCGAATGGCGGCGATCTTGCCCTCGGTGCCGCGCTTGCCGAAGCCGCCCGGTACCAGAATGGCGTCCAGATGCTTCAGTTGGTCGGTGCCGCGGGTTTCGATGTCTTCCGAATCGATGTATTCGATGTTGATCTTCGAGCGCGTATGGATGCCAGCGTGGACCAGGGCTTCCGTCAGCGACTTGTACGATTCGGTCAGGTCGACGTACTTGCCCACCATGCCGATCGTCAACTGGTGCTGCGGATGCTCCAGGGCTTCGACCAGGTTGTCCCACATGGACAGATCGGCCGGCGGCGGGGTCAGGCCCAGCGCTTCGCAGACGATGTTGTCCACGCCTTGCTTGTGCAGCATGGCGGGAATCTTGTAGATGGAGTCGGCATCCCACACGGAAATGACGGCGTCCAGCGGCACGTTCGAGAACATCGAGATCTTGGCGCGCTCGTCGTCCGGAATGGGACGGTCGGCACGGCACAAGAGCGCGTTCGGATAGATACCGATTTCGCGCAGCTTCTGGACCGAATGCTGCGTGGGCTTGGTTTTCAGTTCGCCGGCGGAGGCGATGAACGGCACCAGGGTCAGATGCACGAAGGCCGCGTTGTTGCGGCCCATGCGCAGGCTCATCTGGCGCGCGGCTTCCAGGAAAGGCAGGGACTCGATGTCGCCCACGGTGCCGCCGATTTCGACGATGGCGACGTCCGTGTTGCCGTTCCAGCCGGCTTCAGCGCCACGGGCGATGAAGTCCTGGATTTCGTTGGTGATGTGCGGAATGACCTGGACAGTCTTGCCCAGGTAGTCGCCACGCCGTTCCTTGCGCAGCACCGATTCGTAGATCTGGCCGGTGGTGAAGTTGTTCACCTTGTGCATGCGAGCGGAAATGAAGCGCTCGTAGTGGCCCAAGTCCAGATCGGTTTCGGCGCCGTCTTCGGTGACGAACACTTCACCGTGCTGGAAGGGGCTCATCGTGCCCGGATCGACGTTGATGTACGGGTCGAGCTTCAGCATGGTGACCTGCAAACCACGCGACTCGAGGATGGCGGCGAGCGACGCAGCGGCGATGCCCTTGCCCAGGGAAGACACCACTCCGCCGGTGACAAATACGTATTTGGTCATCGTAATGAGCACCCGGGACGAGCGGGCGCGTGCGGGAAATTTGGATTATAGCCGGGAGGCGGAAGTTATTTGGGTTTTCCCCTAGCGATGACGAGTAACATTTGGCAGCACTCAAATAGTCCCCGCGGCACGGCGCTTGCACGTGGGCTGACAGCGCCGTGATATGTTCGATCCCTAATTTTCAGCTGCTGTTTTTTCTCAACACTCGTCCCTCGCCGATGATCCCTTCCGCCCGATCCCCCACCTCGCTTGCCTGGCGCCTGGCGCTTGTCGCCATCATCGTGCGCCTGGTCTACGCCGCGCTGGTGCAAAGCTACACGATGCTGGGCCTGCCCCAGTCCGAACAGATGCGCGAGATGTATGGCCAGCCTCAGTATCTGATGCCGATGCTGACCAACATCTTGGCGTCCGCCGTCATGGTCGCGCTGACGGTATGGGGCACGATGCACGGCTGGCTGCGCCGCCACGACACCACTGCGGTGGACGAACCGCGCAAGCTGTTCGGCACCTTCATCGCCTTGCAGTTGATCTATACCCTGATGGTTTCGGCCGCCACCGCCTACCTGCATAACGTCGGAATGCTGTTCATCATGGCGCAACGCGACGCGCTGACCGAGCGGTTCGGCATCGACCTGGCCGGGCAGTTCCTGGCCATGGGCGTGCTCTTCCGGATCGTGGCCATCGTGTTGGAAATCCTTGGCATGTTCCTGGCGGTGCGCATCGCCGCCTGGACAGTGCAACGCACGGGGCCCGCGGGCGCGCCCGCCTACGATCGGCGCCACGCGGCCTGGAACACCGGCCTGACCGTGCTGGCCTGGCAGTTGACCGTATCGATCGCCCTGGGCGGCTACCTGCAAATGATGTTTCTGAATGCCGACTGGCCGTCTTTCGTGTTGGGATACCTGGTCCTGCCCGCGCTGCTGTTGGTGCTGTGCACGCTGGTTTGCCTGAACATCCTGCCGCGCCAACTGGGCGCAGTGGGGCCGGGGCGGGCTGTGGTCCACGGCACGATTGTGTTCTGGCTGGCGCAGGCGGCAGGCATCGGCATCGCCTACCTGGCCATCCAGTCGATGAGCTGGAGCCAACTGATACGCGCGGCGCAATCCATCGGCGCGGCCGTGGCGGCACTGGCAATCTATGCCGCGCTGTTGGCCTTGGGATGCATCCTCGGCAAGCTGGCGCTGTATCGCCGCGCCCACGCCACGTAGGCTCGTAGGATGGGTGAAGCGCGCACGGCTGGGGACCAGTGAATTGCCACATGCCGCGCGCAACCCATCGGGCGGTGCGGCGTTCTTGCGGTGGGACGGTGCGGCTTTCTTGCGATGAGGCGGTGCGGCGTTCTTGCGATGAGGCGGTGCGACTTTCTTGCCTTGGGCCGCTGAAGTGCCGCCGTTGCTTGATGGGTTGCGCGCGTTGGGCTGTTTCTTTCTTGCCATGGGCCTGCCGCGCTACACCCATCCTACGGGCGCACGCAACGTCCGATCGTAGGATGGGTGAAGCGCGCGCGGCTGGGGGCCAGTGAATTGCCGCATGCCGCGCGTAACCCATCGGGCGATGCGACGTTCTTGCAATGGGCCGCTGAAGTGCCGCCGTTGCTTGATGGGTTGCGCGCGTTTGTATGGCCCGGGGACATGGGTAACGGGTGTTCGGGGACATAGGTAACACTTCTAGCATCACGGTATGGTCGTTTTTAGGAGCGAGCGATGCCGTGGAAGGAGTCAAGCCTTATGTCCTGCCGAATGGAGTTCGTTCAGCTTGCCCTGCAACCGGGCAGCAATGTGCGGGAGCTTTGCCGGCGTTTCGATATCAGCGCCAAGACCGCATACAAGTGGTTGGGCCGCTACGAGCAGAACGGCCAGGCTGGGTTGCAAGATCTGTCTCGCAGACCAGGCAATAGTCCTGGGCGCACGTGTGAGCAAATCGAAGCGCAGGTGATCGACCTGCACAAGCGTTACCCGTACTGGGGGCCTCGCAAGTTGCGGGCGCTGCTTGGGCCGACTACGGCGCCCGCGCCCAGTACCATCTCGGCAATTTTGCGACGACATGGCTATCGGGTCCAAGGCGAGGACTCGAACGTCGGGCTGGCGAACCAGCGCTTTGAGCATGAGGCGCCAAACCTGTTGTGGCAGATGGACTTCAAGGGGCACTTTGCCCTGACAGACGCGCGTCAGGGACGGTGCCATCCGCTGACGCTATTGGACGATCACTCACGCTACGCCCTGTGCATCCAGGCTTGTGGCGATGAGCGCAGCAAAACTGTGCAGCAGCACCTGAAGGCCGTATTTCGCCGTTACGGATTGCCCGAACGGATCACCGCGGACAACGGCCCATCCTGGGCATCGGTGCGCGGCCTGGGGCTGACAGGCCTGGAGGTTTGGCTCATGCGGCTGGGTGTGCGTATCAGCCACAGTCGCCCTCATCATCCGCAAACCCAAGGCAAGCTAGAACGCCTGCATCGAACGCTCAAGCGCGAGTTGATCCAGGCCCGGGGGTTTAGCAGTCTGCTGGACTGCCAGCAAGCCATGGATCAGTGGCGTGAACAGTACAACCACGTCCGGCCCCACCAGGCGTTGGGGCAGATGCCGCCCCTGTCGAGATATAGACCTAGCCCTCGTCGCTATCCTGCCTCGTTGCCTCCGATCGAATACGAGCCGGGCGATCGAGTGCTCAAGGTCAGGACCAAAGGGCAGATCATTGTGAACGGACGCGTCGTCTTCGTCGGAGAGGGAATGGCGGGTCTGCCTGTCGCGGTCAGACCCTCCTCGCAAGACGGCGTGCTTGATGTCGTCTTCCTGTACAAAATTGTTCAACAGATCGACCTCAGAGCACCCCAATAGGATAAAAACCTATGTGTTACCCATGTCCCCGAACATGTGTCACCCATGTCCCCGGTCCATACACGCGTTGGGCTGTTTCTTTCTTGCCATGGGCCTGGCGCGCTTCACCCATCCTACCGGGTGCGCGCAACGTCCGATCGTAGGATGGGTGAAGCGCGCGCGGCTGGGGGCCAGTGAATTGCCGCATGCCGCGCGCAACCCATCGGGCGATGCGGTGTTCTTGCAATGGGCCGTTGACGCGCGACCGTTGCTTGATGGGTTGCGCGCGGTTCACGCCTGTTTGTTTCTGGCGTTCCTGCCGCGCTTCACCCATCCTACGTGGGTCGTGGCTATGCGTTCAGCAGCGCCGTGCTGCGTTCCAGCCACGCCAACGCTTCGCCTTCCACCAAAGGTGACAGGCGGTCGAAGACCGTCTTGTGATAATCGTTCAGCCAGGCGATCTCGTCGGCGCGCAGCAGCGATACTTCGATGCAGCGCGTGTCGATCGGGCACAGCGTCAAGGTTTCAAAGCACAGGAATTCGCCCAGCTCGGACGTCAGCCAACTGCGGTTGGCGACCAGGTTTTCGATGCGCACGCCCCAACGGCCCGGGCGGTAGATGCCCGGTTCGTTCGACGTGATCATGCCCGGCTCCATCGCCGTATGCGGCCCCGGCATGGCGCGGTAGGAAATCACCTGCGGGCCTTCGTGCACATTCAGGAAGTAGCCCACGCCGTGGCCGGTGCCATGGCCGTATTCCGCACCGCCTTCCCAGATGGGGGCACGCGCAATCGCATCCAGCATGGGCGACGGCGTGCCGCGCGGGAAGGACGCGCGCGACAGCGCGATCATGCCCTTGAGCACCAGCGTGAAATCCACTTTCTGGTCGGCGCTGGGGGTGCCCACCGCGACCACGCGCGTGATATCCGTCGTGCCGCCCAGGTACTGGCCGCCCGAGTCGATCAGCAGCAGGCCATCGCCTTCGATGGTGGCGTGCGATTCCGGCGTGGCGCGGTAATGCGGCATGGCGCCATTGGCATTGAAACCGGCAATGGTGGCGAAGCTGGGGCACACGTAGGCCGGGCGGCGTGCACGGGCGGCGGTGATCTGCTCGTCTATCGTCAGTTCGGTAATGGTTTCCTTGCCCAGCGCGCCTTCGAACCACGAGAAGAATTCGCACAGCGCCGCGCCGTCCTGCGCCATCGCTTGCCGTACATGGGCCAGTTCGGCATCGGTCTTGCGCGACTTCAGCAAGGTCGACGGGTTGATCGCTTCAATGCGCGGCACCGCCGGATCCATGGCATGAAACACTCCGCAGGTGACGCGCGCCGGATCAATCAGCAGCTTTTGGTCGAGTTCCAGCGAAGCCAGGGCGTCCGCGGCCTGCGCATACGCGGCCACTTCGACGCCATCGGCGGCCAGCGTGGCGCGCAGTGCGTCGTCGATCTTGCCGTCCGCCACGAACAGCGTGGCGTGGTCCAGGCCGATCAGCGCATGGCCAACGAACACCGGGTTGTAATCCACGTCCGCGCCGCGCAGGTTCAGCAGCCAGGCGATGTCGTCCACGGTGCAAATGAAATGCACGTCGGCGCCGTGCGCGCGCATGGCGTCACGCACCTGCGCCAGCTTGTCGGCGCGGGCCACGCAGGCCTCGGGCGCGACGTGTTCATAGATCTTCGCGTCGGGCAGGCCGGCGCGGTCGGTCCAGATGTCGTCCAGCAGGTCCGCGCGGATTTCCAGCGTGGCGCCGGACGTGGCGGCGGCGGCCGACAAGGCGCGGAACGCCCCCAGGCCCAGCACCTGCCCATCGACGCCGATGACGTCGCCCGCGCGCGTATTGGCGGCCAGCCAGTCGACATGGCCCGGCGTGGACGCCAGCGCGATCTTCATCAGTTGCACGCCGGTACCGGCCAGTTGCGCCTCGGCCTGCACCCAATAGCGACTGTCCACCCACAGGCCGGCGAAGTCGGCCGTGACGACCAGCGTGCCGACCGACCCCGTGAAGCCCGACAGCCAGCGCCGCCCCTGCCAGCGCGCCGGCAGATACTCGGACAGGTGCGGGTCCGAGGACGGAACGATATAGGCGGACAAACCGCGGCGGCTCATGGCCTGCCGCAATTGGGCGATACGGGCGTCGGTGCTAGACATGGGGGATGGAATCCTTAGCGCAACATGAAAGACATGGCGGCCAGGCTGTTCAGCGTGCGGACGGCCGACTGCATGCTATCCACGGTGAATCGCAAGGTGACGCCGTCCACGCGTTCCAGCGTGGGCCACATGCAGAACAGGTCGGCCAATGCCGCGCTCTGCGTCTGCAACCGGCATTCTATAGGGGCGGCAATGCGGAAAGGAACGGATTTCACCTCGCCGGAAGCGGAGGCCCCTTGCTTCAGCTTGCACACGGCAGTTTCGGCGGCGGCGGCAATGGCACGGCGCGATGCCGTCGGCGACAAGGTCACCCCACTGCCCTGGCCATGGGCCACTTTGGTCTGCACCCATTCGGCGCCGGGGAACGTGTCGCGCGTTTCCGAGATGAACACGTCGTCGCCCGTCGCCAAGATCACCGGCACGCCCATTTCGCCGGCCAGCGCGCCGTACAGGCCCGCTTCACCCAGCTCCATGCCGTTGATGAACACGCGCGCGAACGCAAAGCTGTTGATCGTGTGCGCCAGGATGCCTCGGCCTTGCGAGCGCGAGTGGTAGCCGATCATGAAGACGGCGTCGCAGCCCTCTTCCAGCCCGCCCATCATGCCCAGGTAGCGCGGCTTGCCCAGCACCAGGCGGGCACGCTCGTCCAGACCGTCGGGCAGCAGGTTGCGAAAGCCGCCATGCGAGTCATTGACCAGGATCTCGTCGGCGCCGCCCGCGAATGCGCCTTGTACGGCCGCGTTGGCCTCGGCCGTCATCCAGGCGCGGGCGCGCTCGTACTCGCCATTGCCGGCGCGGACCTGCTCGGGGTGGAAGACGCCGGCGACGCCTTCGATATCGGTGGAAATCAGGATCTTCATGGAATCAGCCTTCAAGGAATTCAGAATGCGGTGTCGGACAGCCATTGGCGCCATTGCGGCGCGGCTTCGCGGATGGCCGCGCGGTGATGGCCGTCGCGCCCGGTGACGGCATCAGCCCGCCACAGCGCGGCGATGATGGCCTGCTCGCAGGCCTCGGCGGCCGCTTCGAACAGCGGGTCGATACGGGTTTCATGCAGCATCGCCACGGCCGGCATGGGCTGCTCGGCTAGTTGCGGCACGGTGTAGGCGGTGGAAAATGCCAGCGCGATGTCGCCGCTGCCATGGCCGAACACCGAGCCCGTGCGCGCCAGGCCCGCGCCCGCGCGCAGCGACAAGCGTCGCAGTTGGCGCGCATCCAGCGGCGCATCAGTGGCCAGCAACAGGATGATCGAACCCTTCTCCGGCACGATCGCGGCATTCTCGCCTTGCTGCGCCAGCCCACGGTCCAACTGATCCGCCAGCCGACGGCCGAACGGGCGGCCCGCCACGGTCAGATTGGGCAGGCGGCCGAAGTTTGCCAGCACCAGCGCGCCGACGGTGTAACGCAAGCCGGGCTGGATGGACGCCACGCGGGATGCTGAACCGATGCCGCCTTTGAACGAAAAGCACGACATGCCGCGCCCCGCGCCTACTGCCCCTTGCGCAAACGATTTGGCGGCGCTGGCATAGGCGTCGGCGTAATGCGCTTCCTGCACGGACAGCGCCTGGATGTCGTTCAAGTAACCGTCATTGCACTCGAAGACCAACGGGTTCACGGTGGCCATGCCGCGCCCGATCTCGGGGTTGGCCGCGATGGCTTGCCGGATCTGCGCATTGGCCACGTTGCCCACGCCAAAGGTGTTGGTCAGCGCGATGGGCGTTTCCAGCACACCCAGCTCTTGCACCTGGATCAGGCCGGTACTTTTGCCGAAGCCGTTCAGCACCGTCGCGGCGGCGGGCACTTTGTCCAGATAAGGGTCGCCGCCATGTGGACGCACGACGGTGACGCCGGTCTGTTGCGCACCGTCTGCCAACGTGCAGTGCCCGACGGTGACGTCACCGACGTCGCAAATCGAATCCAACGGTCCCGACGGCAGCACGCCGATGCGGGGAAGGTCCAGCGCTTGTTTGTCCATGGTTTTCGCCAAGGTCCTTAATGCAAAACGCCGCCGCCCTTCGTTCAGGAGCGACGGCGAGATGTACAGCCCCCACGCCGCGCCCCTTCGGGGCTAGCAGCCCCCCCGGAGGGGGCTGCCCGGCGGCGGGGCCTTTTCTATTTACTTGTGCTTATCACTTGCGATCGATCTTCGGATCGAGCGCGTCGCGCAAGCCGTCGCCCAGCAGGTTGAAGGCCAGCACCGTCAGGAAGATCGCCAGCGCCGGGAAAATGGCCACGTGCGGGGCGATCACCATGTCGGCGCGCGCTTCGTTCAGCATGGCGCCCCACTCCGGCGTGGGAGGCGATGCGCCCATGCCCAGGAACGACAAGCTGGCAGCGGTGATGATCGACGTGCCGATACGCATCGTGCCGTACACCACGATCGGCGAGATCGTGCCGGGCAGGATGTGGCGCATGATGATCGTCCAGTCGGATGCGCCCACGCTCTTGACCGCTTCGACATAGGTCATCTGCTTGATCGACAGCGTGTTGCCGCGCACCAGGCGGGCAAACGCCGGCACGCTGAACACGGCCACGGCCACGATCACGTTGATCATGCTGGAACCCAGCACGGCCACCACGCCGATGGCCAGCAGCATGCCCGGGAATGCCAGCAGCACGTCCGAGATGCGCATCGTGATGCGTTCCCACCAGCCTTCGTAGTAGCCGGCCATCAAGCCCATGAAGGTACCCACGATTGCGCCCATGGCCACCGACAGGAAGCCCGCGGCCAGCGAGATCCGCGCGCCCATGACGATGCGGCTGAAGATGTCGCGGCCCAGCGAATCCACGCCCAGCCAGTGGGTCAGCGACGGGCCGGCGTTCAGCGCGTCGTAGTCGAAGAAGTTCTCGGCGTCGAAGGGCACGATCCACGGCGCGAAGGCCGCAACCACCACCAGCAACAGCACGAAGATGCCGGCGCCCACGCCCAGCTTCTGCTTCTTGAATTTGCGCCAGAACTCGGTGGCGGGCGTGCGCACGTCGTTCTTCGGAACGGCGGCAATAGTCGTGGCGGGTGTCGTATTGCTCATGGCCGCCTCACTTGTAACGGATGCTGGGATTGATGACGCCATAGAGCACGTCGACAATCAGGTTGATCAAAATGAATTCCAGCGAGAACAGCAGCACAAGGCCCTGAATCACCGGATAGTCGCGTTGGGTCACGGCGTCAACCAGCAGGCGGCCAAGGCCGGGCCAGTTGAAGACGGTTTCCACCACGATCGAGCCGCCCAGCAAGAAGCCGAATTGCAGGCCCATCATGGTGACGACCGGAATCAGCGCATTGCGCAGCGCATGCTTGATGATGACGCGGCGCTCGGTCAGCCCCTTGGCGCGGGCGGTGCGCACGAAGTCTTCCTGGATGACTTCCACGAACGACGCCCGGGTAAAGCGCGCCATGACGGCGGCTACCGCGGCGCCCAGCGTGATGGACGGCAAGATGTAGTGTTGCCAGGTTGAGGCGCCCACGGTCGGCAGCCAACCCAGATTCACGGAAAACACCTGCATCAGCATCATGCCCAGCGCGAACGCGGGGAAAGAAATGCCTGACACCGCCAGTGTCATGCCAAGACGGTCGGGCCAGCGATTGCGCCAGACCGCCGAGACAATGCCGATGATCATGCCGAAGGTCACTGACCACGCCATGCTGGCGAGCGTCAGCCACAGCGTGGGCATGAAGCGGTCGGAAATTTCGGTCGAGACGGGGCGCTTGGTACGCAGCGAGGTACCCAGGTCGCCTTGCAGCATGTTGCTGAAGTAGCGCACGAACTGCTGCGGCAGAGGCAGATCCAGCCCAAGTTCCTTGCGCACGAGCTCAACGGT containing:
- the ftsB gene encoding cell division protein FtsB; its protein translation is MRLLFLVLFVLVGLIQYPLWLGKGGWFKVWDLQRQVAEQRETNEGLRARNSALEAEVRDLEGGTGAIEERARGELGMMREGEVFVHVLPQNVPPPAVGASVATGAAAKPATPARGSAAAAKPPVNAAGTPPRH
- the eno gene encoding phosphopyruvate hydratase codes for the protein MSAIVDIIGREILDSRGNPTVECDVLLESGAMGRAAVPSGASTGAREAIELRDGDKGRYLGKGVLRAVENLNTEISEALMGLDAQEQTFVDRTLIELDGTESKERLGANAILAASMAVARAAADESGLSLYRYFGGSGPMSMPVPMMNVINGGAHANNTLDLQELMILPVGAGSFREALRWGAEVFHMLKKLIHGQGMSTAVGDEGGFAPNVPSHEAAIQLILKAITEAGYEPGTQIALGLDCASSEFYRDGKYTLAGEGGISLSSQEFTNLLATWCDKYPIISIEDGMAENDWDGWKLLTDQLGKKVQLVGDDLFVTNTKILREGIQKGVANSILIKINQIGTLTETFAAIEMAKRAGYTAVVSHRSGETEDSTIADIAVATNAMQIKTGSLSRSDRMAKYNQLLRIEEELAEVASYPGLEAFYNLR
- a CDS encoding DUF1330 domain-containing protein; its protein translation is MSAYIIAEVTVTKPAQYEDYKRLSTLAMRAYDAKVLVRGGETKHLEGRKPGRTVVMEFPSMTAAQAFYDSWQYRRARNAREGAAVMNMFIVQGM
- a CDS encoding CTP synthase; protein product: MTKYVFVTGGVVSSLGKGIAAASLAAILESRGLQVTMLKLDPYINVDPGTMSPFQHGEVFVTEDGAETDLDLGHYERFISARMHKVNNFTTGQIYESVLRKERRGDYLGKTVQVIPHITNEIQDFIARGAEAGWNGNTDVAIVEIGGTVGDIESLPFLEAARQMSLRMGRNNAAFVHLTLVPFIASAGELKTKPTQHSVQKLREIGIYPNALLCRADRPIPDDERAKISMFSNVPLDAVISVWDADSIYKIPAMLHKQGVDNIVCEALGLTPPPADLSMWDNLVEALEHPQHQLTIGMVGKYVDLTESYKSLTEALVHAGIHTRSKINIEYIDSEDIETRGTDQLKHLDAILVPGGFGKRGTEGKIAAIRFARENGVPYLGICLGMQLAVIEFARHVAGLGGANSTEFDPSAPHPVVALITEWMDREGKVEKRDNSSDLGGTMRKGAQRVPIKPGTRAQTIYGDEVNERHRHRYEVNNVYVPRLEEAGMVISARTPTENLPEMMELPDHPWFVGVQFHPEFTSTPRDGHPLFSSYIRAAIEQKSRRGQGE
- a CDS encoding IS481 family transposase is translated as MPWKESSLMSCRMEFVQLALQPGSNVRELCRRFDISAKTAYKWLGRYEQNGQAGLQDLSRRPGNSPGRTCEQIEAQVIDLHKRYPYWGPRKLRALLGPTTAPAPSTISAILRRHGYRVQGEDSNVGLANQRFEHEAPNLLWQMDFKGHFALTDARQGRCHPLTLLDDHSRYALCIQACGDERSKTVQQHLKAVFRRYGLPERITADNGPSWASVRGLGLTGLEVWLMRLGVRISHSRPHHPQTQGKLERLHRTLKRELIQARGFSSLLDCQQAMDQWREQYNHVRPHQALGQMPPLSRYRPSPRRYPASLPPIEYEPGDRVLKVRTKGQIIVNGRVVFVGEGMAGLPVAVRPSSQDGVLDVVFLYKIVQQIDLRAPQ
- a CDS encoding aminopeptidase P family protein, with protein sequence MSSTDARIAQLRQAMSRRGLSAYIVPSSDPHLSEYLPARWQGRRWLSGFTGSVGTLVVTADFAGLWVDSRYWVQAEAQLAGTGVQLMKIALASTPGHVDWLAANTRAGDVIGVDGQVLGLGAFRALSAAAATSGATLEIRADLLDDIWTDRAGLPDAKIYEHVAPEACVARADKLAQVRDAMRAHGADVHFICTVDDIAWLLNLRGADVDYNPVFVGHALIGLDHATLFVADGKIDDALRATLAADGVEVAAYAQAADALASLELDQKLLIDPARVTCGVFHAMDPAVPRIEAINPSTLLKSRKTDAELAHVRQAMAQDGAALCEFFSWFEGALGKETITELTIDEQITAARARRPAYVCPSFATIAGFNANGAMPHYRATPESHATIEGDGLLLIDSGGQYLGGTTDITRVVAVGTPSADQKVDFTLVLKGMIALSRASFPRGTPSPMLDAIARAPIWEGGAEYGHGTGHGVGYFLNVHEGPQVISYRAMPGPHTAMEPGMITSNEPGIYRPGRWGVRIENLVANRSWLTSELGEFLCFETLTLCPIDTRCIEVSLLRADEIAWLNDYHKTVFDRLSPLVEGEALAWLERSTALLNA
- a CDS encoding M55 family metallopeptidase — translated: MKILISTDIEGVAGVFHPEQVRAGNGEYERARAWMTAEANAAVQGAFAGGADEILVNDSHGGFRNLLPDGLDERARLVLGKPRYLGMMGGLEEGCDAVFMIGYHSRSQGRGILAHTINSFAFARVFINGMELGEAGLYGALAGEMGVPVILATGDDVFISETRDTFPGAEWVQTKVAHGQGSGVTLSPTASRRAIAAAAETAVCKLKQGASASGEVKSVPFRIAAPIECRLQTQSAALADLFCMWPTLERVDGVTLRFTVDSMQSAVRTLNSLAAMSFMLR